From a single Capsicum annuum cultivar UCD-10X-F1 chromosome 12, UCD10Xv1.1, whole genome shotgun sequence genomic region:
- the LOC107850393 gene encoding uncharacterized protein LOC107850393 has translation MREHSSRKKKIKQEEPATSSSESSSESDYATDSSSDDEKRRKRRHKRRRVEEKSRRSSSRSDKHRDRRKRERKRIKKRKHRGGNNSSMRRSKREGKRKYSDSNESDSGSGSDCDDSQPERSRESPDDVVKVILQEFPTVAGDLEQLLQMIDDGQAVDIRGLSEKLLVKHLRKLFLSLNLKETGDHVFLLPSKAIPTLETVGPLIRTQMQLQSQEFHQNDEQFKPLDSGVGQENCNANLGLQNEEATSYNANLSFPSDNTTTYNANLSLLAEEDTGPKRRVIGPAMPSAELLAAAAKLTEAQAELRDVELEEDTETFIGPPPPALVTEVESTNEAERFEEVTRIMGADTDNSYDVLGANRNMLSDNMKKRYWKLSLMVHPDKCTHPEAHQAFIKLNKAFKDLQDPDKRKFLDEKIKRKEEQEEIKADLLAMREAAQWRRLQGISMEGDDLLLAETEVKVAPKRDEWMTTLPPERKAGVVNMHSTTSFSKSSKEGRGDTSVWTDAPSDRAQKAKMNYLEAFNEASALASKEQEKSRASVDAELVEQYNRARRSKSMVEKHQETARAKSKKKCKQESAKEEWEGNHPWKPWDREKDLTAGRQNVKLDAADMSQGLTSRFSSGSFQRNFL, from the exons ATGAGAGAGCATTCGAGcaggaagaagaaaataaaacaagaagAACCAGCCACTTCGTCGTCTGAATCATCTTCCGAATCTGACTATGCAACAGATAGCTCCTCCGATGATGAAAAAAGGCGGAAGCGTCGGCACAAACGGCGTCGCGTGGAGGAGAAGAGTCGGAGGAGTTCCTCAAGGAGCGACAAGCATAGGGataggagaaagagagaaaggaaGCGCATAAAGAAGCGAAAGCATAGAGGTGGCAACAACAGCAGTATGAGGAGATCAAAACGCGAGGGGAAGAGGAAGTATTCGGATTCTAATGAGTCTGACTCTGGTTCCGGGTCGGACTGTGATGATTCCCAGCCTGAGCGGTCAAGGGAGAGTCCTGATGACGTGGTCAAAGTCATATTGCAGGAGTTCCCTACTGTAGCTGGTGATTTGGAACAG CTTCTACAAATGATTGATGATGGACAAGCTGTAGATATAAGGGGTTTATCTGAAAAATTGTTGGTCAAGCATCTGCGGAAGTTGTTTCTGTCCTTAAACCTTAAGGAAACGGGTGATCATGTCTTTCTATTACCATCAAAAGCAATTCCTACTTTGGAGACGGTAGGACCCTTAATCCGCACCCAAATGCAACTTCAAAGTCAGGAGTTTCATCAGAATGATGAACAGTTCAAGCCATTGGATTCGGGAGTTGGACAGGAAAATTGTAATGCCAATTTGGGTTTGCAAAATGAAGAAGCTACTAGTTATAATGCCAATTTGAGTTTCCCAAGTGATAATACTACCACTTACAATGCTAATTTAAGCTTGCTTGCCGAAGAAGATACTGGCCCTAAAAGGAG GGTGATTGGCCCTGCAATGCCTTCTGCAGAACTACTTGCTGCCGCAGCTAAGTTGACTGAAGCACAAGCGGAGCTGAG GGATGTTGAGCTGGAGGAAGATACTGAAACGTTTATAGGACCTCCACCTCCTGCTTTGGTGACTGAGGTAGAATCAACAAACGAGGCCGAGCGGTTTGAAGAG GTTACAAGAATCATGGGAGCAGACACAGACAACTCATATGATGTTTTAGGTGCGAACAGAAATATGTTGAGTGATAACATGAAGAAAAG GTACTGGAAGTTGTCTCTTATGGTGCATCCTGATAAGTGCACTCATCCTGAAGCTCACCAAGCATTCATCAAGCTGAACAAAGCCTTCAAAGATTTGCAAGATCCAGATAAA AGGAAATTTCTGGATGAGAAAATAAAGCGCaaggaagaacaagaagaaattaAG GCAGATTTACTAGCTATGCGTGAAGCCGCCCAATGGAGGCGTCTACAAG GTATCTCCATGGAAGGTGATGATCTGCTGTTAGCAGAGACGGAGGTCAAAGTTGCACCAAAAAGGGATGAATGGATGACAACACTGCCCCCTGAAAGAAAA GCTGGCGTCGTGAACATGCACTCAACGACGAGCTTTAGCAAGAGCTCAAAAGAAGGCCGTGGTGATACTAGTGTCTGGACAGACGCCCCATCAGACCGAGCTCAAAAAGCCAAAATGAA TTATTTGGAAGCCTTTAATGAGGCTTCAGCACTTGCTtcaaaagaacaagaaaaaagtaGAGCAAGTGTTGATGCTGagctggtggaacagtataatAGAGCGAGACGATCAAAATCTATGGTAGAAAAGCACCAAGAGACAGCTCGGGCCAAGTCAAAGAAAAAATGTAAGCAGGAATCCGCGAAAGAAGAATGGGAAGGAAATCATCCATGGAAACCTTGGGATCGTGAGAAAGATTTGACAGCCGGAAGGCAAAATGTTAAGCTTGATGCCGCGGACATGTCTCAGGGTCTCACTTCCAGGTTTTCTTCTGGATCCTTCCAAAGGAACTTCCTCTAG
- the LOC107851147 gene encoding uncharacterized protein LOC107851147, with protein sequence MSIITQNIFTISHSNIKSFYFKNPKKSTPLILKPLKTHLIFPTQKPHLEKIEFLQFKVKAFNSEGTVNGQNSAEYEYDFDFDGLLTVLEFCCLLSSAVVAICYVVNSCFLGSMKWLGNRVLAVQCVVLVSGVIIGSVIRRRQWKRICMNTFSRSGSGGGGLRGVNLLERIEKVEEDLRSSTTIIRVLSRQLEKLGIRFRVTRKTLKDPITETATLAQKNSEATRALALQGERLEKELGEIQKVLLAMQDQQHKQLELILAIGKTGKLFEDKRGPSEDPNQKTNDASNTAVDGFPQLGVNQIEALKRERETNTDRI encoded by the exons ATGTCAATCATAACCCAGAACATTTTCACAATTTCACACTCTAATATCAAGTCTTTTTACTTCAAGAACCCCAAAAAATCAACCCCATTAATCCTTAAACCCTTGAAAACCCATTTAATTTTCCCTACACAAAAACCCCATTTggaaaaaattgagtttttacaATTTAAAGTTAAGGCCTTTAATTCTGAGGGAACTGTAAATGGTCAAAATTCAGCTGAGTAtgagtatgattttgattttgatggtTTACTGACAGTTCTTGAGTTTTGTTGTTTGTTATCTTCAGCTGTTGTGGCGATTTGTTATGTTGTGAATTCTTGTTTTTTGGGGTCTATGAAGTGGTTAGGGAATAGGGTGTTGGCTGTTCAGTGTGTTGTGTTGGTTAGTGGAGTGATTATTGGTTCTGTGATTAGGAGAAGGCAATGGAAGAGGATTTGTATGAATACCTTTTCTAGGTCAGggagtggtggtggtggtttaaGAGGGGTTAATTTGTTGGAAAGAATTGAGAAGGTAGAGGAAGATTTGAGGAGTTCAACTACGATTATTCGGGTTCTATCGAGACAGCTTGAGAAACTGGGAATTCGATTTCGGGTTACAAGAAAGACTCTCAAAGATCCTATTACTGAG ACTGCAACATTGGCCCAAAAGAACTCTGAGGCTACTCGAGCATTGGCATTGCAAGGTGAGCGTCTAGAGAAGGAGCTTGGTGAAATACAAAAGGTTCTTCTGGCAATGCAG GACCAGCAACACAAACAGCTCGAGTTAATTCTTGCAATTGGGAAAACTGGAAAGTTATTTGAGGACAAGCGAGGACCTAGTGAAGATCCAAATCAAAAAACAAATGATGCGTCTAATACAGCCGTTGATGGATTTCCACAGTTGGGAGTGAATCAAATCGAGGCTTTGAAGAGAGAACGAGAAACCAATACTGACAGAATCTAG